In a single window of the Nocardioides massiliensis genome:
- a CDS encoding transposase: MTSVLKLSEVVDVVIGVDTHVQTHAAAAVDARTGGVLAQITIEATGEGYAELVEFADQVAEEHGALRAWAIEGTASHGRGLAVHLSGAEEFVIELDRPERAARRGGVKSDPTDAIRAAREALARARLATPRGGGPDPDHAATRQALATRLAIRRSAVQAASDARRQLFSAVLTAPEPVRARLRGLKAKALIAKAASLRTTAAWANVDVETATTVACLKTWAQRIQALTAEAEAHERQIRALVRSWRPDLLAQPGVGPIVAATVLCAWGYAGRIHSEAAFAKLAGTSPIEATSGQIHTRHRLNPYGDRRLNCALHTIAITRQRHDPATRAYTERRTREGKNPREIRRCLKRYIARDLYRLLENPRKGLDAT, translated from the coding sequence GTGACAAGTGTGCTGAAACTGTCCGAGGTTGTCGATGTCGTCATCGGTGTCGACACCCACGTCCAGACCCATGCCGCCGCAGCCGTCGATGCCCGCACCGGCGGCGTGTTGGCCCAGATCACGATCGAGGCCACCGGCGAGGGCTATGCCGAGCTCGTCGAGTTCGCCGACCAGGTCGCAGAGGAACACGGCGCGCTGCGTGCGTGGGCGATCGAGGGCACCGCCAGCCACGGCCGTGGACTCGCGGTCCACCTCTCCGGCGCTGAGGAGTTCGTCATCGAGCTCGACCGGCCCGAGCGTGCTGCGCGTCGCGGCGGGGTGAAGTCAGACCCGACCGATGCGATCCGGGCCGCCCGCGAAGCCCTGGCACGGGCCCGGCTCGCCACCCCACGTGGTGGCGGCCCCGACCCTGACCATGCTGCGACCCGCCAGGCGTTGGCGACCCGGCTGGCGATCCGCCGCTCCGCGGTTCAAGCCGCTAGTGATGCGCGCCGGCAACTGTTCTCCGCGGTGCTGACCGCACCCGAACCCGTGCGTGCTCGGCTGCGGGGGTTGAAAGCCAAAGCCCTGATCGCGAAGGCTGCGTCGTTGCGCACCACCGCTGCGTGGGCCAACGTCGATGTCGAGACCGCCACGACCGTGGCGTGCTTGAAGACCTGGGCCCAACGCATCCAGGCCCTCACCGCCGAAGCCGAGGCGCACGAACGCCAGATCCGTGCCCTGGTGCGCTCCTGGCGCCCTGACCTGCTCGCCCAACCCGGTGTCGGACCAATCGTGGCCGCGACCGTGCTCTGCGCGTGGGGCTACGCCGGCCGGATCCATTCCGAAGCAGCTTTCGCCAAACTCGCGGGCACCAGCCCGATCGAGGCCACCAGCGGCCAGATCCATACCCGCCACCGGCTCAACCCCTACGGCGACCGACGCCTGAACTGCGCCCTGCACACCATCGCCATCACCCGCCAACGCCACGACCCCGCCACCCGCGCCTACACCGAACGCCGCACCCGCGAAGGCAAGAACCCCCGCGAGATCCGACGCTGCCTCAAGCGCTACATCGCCAGAGACCTCTACCGGCTCCTCGAGAACCCCCGCAAAGGCCTTGACGCAACATAG
- a CDS encoding IS30 family transposase — MRSPGRPDPSRVVQRQFWRLIATGITSAEAALAVGVSVPVGARWFRHAGGMPPIALTEPTGRYLSFEEREEIAILRAQDKGVREIARAIGRDPGTISRELRRNAATRSGKQEYRATVAQWKAQQAAKRPKTAKLVENPRLREYVRDRLAGNVRRPDGTIVPGPTPPAWKGLNKPHRADRRWSLAWSPEQIAQRLKVDFPDDESMRISHEAIYQSLFIEGRGALKRELVTCLRTGRALRQPRARSRNKAQGHVTADVVLSERPAEAADRAVPGHWEGDLIIGTGRSAIGTIVERSSRSTLLVHLPRVEGWGERPYVKNGPALGGYGAVAMNAALTASMTKLPEQLRKTLTWDRGKELSGHAQFALETGTKVFFADPHSPWQRPTNENTNGLLRQYFPKGTDLSRWSAEDLEAVAHALNNRPRKILGWKTPAEVFEEQLRSLQQPGVASTG, encoded by the coding sequence ATGCGCTCGCCCGGTCGGCCGGACCCGTCCCGTGTGGTGCAACGGCAGTTCTGGCGGCTGATCGCCACCGGCATCACCTCGGCAGAGGCGGCCCTGGCGGTCGGCGTGTCAGTGCCGGTCGGGGCCCGCTGGTTTCGCCACGCTGGCGGCATGCCGCCGATCGCACTGACCGAGCCCACCGGCCGCTACCTGAGCTTCGAGGAACGCGAGGAGATCGCCATCCTGCGCGCCCAGGACAAGGGCGTTCGCGAGATCGCCCGCGCGATCGGCCGTGACCCCGGGACGATCTCGCGGGAGCTGCGCCGCAATGCCGCGACTCGTAGCGGGAAGCAGGAGTACCGGGCCACCGTGGCCCAGTGGAAGGCACAGCAGGCCGCGAAGCGCCCCAAGACCGCGAAGCTCGTCGAGAACCCGCGGCTGCGGGAGTACGTCCGAGACCGGCTCGCAGGCAACGTCCGCCGGCCCGACGGCACGATCGTTCCGGGCCCGACGCCGCCGGCGTGGAAGGGGCTGAACAAGCCGCACCGGGCCGACAGGCGTTGGTCGTTGGCGTGGAGCCCGGAGCAGATCGCGCAGCGGTTGAAGGTCGACTTCCCCGATGATGAGTCCATGCGCATCAGCCACGAGGCGATCTACCAGTCGCTGTTCATCGAGGGCCGTGGTGCGCTCAAGCGCGAGCTGGTCACGTGTCTGCGCACCGGTCGCGCGCTACGACAGCCGCGGGCCAGGTCGCGCAACAAGGCGCAGGGGCACGTGACCGCTGACGTGGTCCTCAGCGAGCGTCCAGCCGAAGCCGCGGACCGTGCCGTCCCTGGTCACTGGGAAGGCGACCTGATCATCGGAACCGGTCGGTCGGCGATCGGGACGATCGTGGAGCGCAGCAGTCGCTCAACGCTCTTGGTGCACCTGCCGCGGGTGGAGGGGTGGGGTGAGAGGCCGTACGTGAAGAACGGACCGGCGCTCGGTGGCTACGGCGCCGTCGCGATGAACGCCGCGCTGACGGCGTCAATGACCAAGCTGCCCGAGCAACTGCGCAAGACCCTGACCTGGGATCGCGGCAAAGAGCTTTCGGGTCACGCGCAGTTCGCGTTGGAGACCGGCACCAAGGTGTTCTTCGCCGACCCCCACTCGCCGTGGCAGCGGCCGACCAACGAGAACACCAACGGCCTGCTGCGCCAGTACTTCCCCAAGGGCACGGACCTGTCCCGCTGGTCCGCTGAGGACCTCGAGGCCGTCGCTCACGCGCTCAACAATCGGCCCCGCAAGATCCTCGGGTGGAAGACACCTGCTGAGGTGTTCGAGGAACAACTACGCTCCCTGCAACAACCCGGTGTTGCATCGACCGGTTGA
- a CDS encoding IS110 family transposase, whose protein sequence is MEVIHSRCAGIDIGKKSAKVCVRVQGSGARATSTEVSDWGSMTREILDLRQYLIAEQVSCVLMESTSDYWKPYYYLLEDAGFELILANAGHVKNIPGRKSDVSDAVWLADLAAHGLVRASFVPPPQVRQLRDLTRTRTIIARERVRETTRLEKRLESPGIKLSVVASNLNGVSARRMLKALVAGERDPEVLADLALGTMRAKRDQLIDALTGRFSDHDAFMIGLHLDRIEQHDQAIATLDERIEVMIEPFRHLRDLLITIPGVSVIVADVIIAETGGDMSNFPSPAHLAAWAGVAPGQNESAGRKKQGTTRPGDSYLKGALGSAALAASKSKNTYLAARYRRIAARRGRLRAIVAIERSILTSVWHMLTDDVAYRDLGADHYQLSHPDQIKRRALKQLRALGLEVELRPAS, encoded by the coding sequence ATGGAAGTCATTCACTCGCGTTGCGCCGGGATCGATATCGGCAAGAAGAGCGCGAAAGTGTGCGTGCGTGTCCAGGGTTCGGGTGCTCGCGCCACGAGCACCGAGGTCAGCGACTGGGGATCGATGACTCGCGAGATCTTGGATCTGCGCCAGTACCTGATCGCCGAGCAGGTCAGTTGCGTGCTGATGGAGTCCACCAGCGACTACTGGAAGCCCTACTACTACCTGCTCGAGGACGCCGGGTTCGAGTTGATCTTGGCCAACGCCGGCCACGTCAAGAACATCCCGGGTCGCAAGAGTGACGTCTCCGATGCTGTGTGGTTGGCCGACCTGGCCGCGCACGGTCTGGTGCGTGCTTCGTTCGTGCCCCCGCCGCAGGTTCGACAACTTCGTGACCTCACCCGGACTCGCACGATCATCGCCCGTGAGCGGGTCCGTGAGACCACCCGGTTGGAGAAGCGGCTGGAATCACCCGGGATCAAGCTCTCGGTCGTGGCCTCGAACCTCAACGGTGTCTCGGCCCGTCGGATGCTCAAAGCCCTCGTGGCTGGTGAGCGTGATCCCGAGGTCCTGGCGGACCTGGCTTTGGGCACGATGCGCGCCAAGCGAGACCAGCTCATCGACGCCCTCACCGGCCGGTTCAGCGATCACGACGCGTTCATGATCGGTCTGCACCTGGACCGCATCGAACAACACGACCAAGCCATCGCCACCCTCGATGAGCGGATCGAGGTGATGATCGAACCCTTTCGGCATCTCCGCGACCTGCTGATCACCATTCCCGGGGTCTCGGTGATCGTGGCCGATGTGATCATCGCCGAGACCGGCGGCGACATGAGCAACTTCCCCTCCCCAGCACACCTAGCGGCCTGGGCGGGGGTCGCGCCGGGCCAGAACGAGTCCGCAGGCCGCAAGAAACAGGGCACGACTCGCCCCGGGGACTCCTACCTCAAAGGCGCGCTCGGAAGCGCAGCGCTCGCTGCGTCCAAAAGCAAGAACACCTACCTGGCCGCCCGCTATCGCCGCATCGCTGCCCGCCGCGGACGCCTACGGGCCATCGTCGCGATCGAGCGTTCCATCCTGACCTCGGTCTGGCACATGCTCACCGACGACGTCGCCTATCGCGATCTCGGCGCTGATCACTACCAGCTCAGCCACCCCGACCAGATCAAACGACGAGCCCTCAAACAACTACGCGCACTCGGCCTCGAGGTCGAACTACGACCAGCCAGCTGA